In one window of Anser cygnoides isolate HZ-2024a breed goose chromosome 3, Taihu_goose_T2T_genome, whole genome shotgun sequence DNA:
- the CIMIP2C gene encoding ciliary microtubule inner protein 2C — protein sequence MTQPRSPQPPAPYPEEVPRTPLRTRFDLDGGRALELGRFYQLAQQHREFYQDKTGRLYPVPYFVLPGKEKERYPHPLDLPPLSGKTRWHLLRVSPENLRTYQTFPSGKRVTSEEREVRDSFFENRA from the exons ATGACGCAGCCgcggagcccccagccccctgcgcCCTACCCGGAGGAGGTGCCCCGCACCCCGCTGCGCACCCGCTTCGACCTGGATGGTGGCCGAGCCCTGGAGCTGGGCAGGTTTTACcag TTGGCCCAGCAGCACCGCGAGTTTTACCAGGACAAGACTGGGAGGCTTTACCCCGTCCCCTACTTTGTGCTGCccgggaaggagaaggagagataCCCGCACCCGCTGGACCT ccccccgctcAGCGGGAAGACGCGGTGGCATTTGCTGCGCGTGTCCCCGGAGAACCTGCGGACCTACCAGACCTTCCCCTCGGGCAAGAGGGTCACCTCCGAGGAGAGGGAGGTCCGCGACAGCTTCTTCGAGAACCGAGCGTGA